A genomic segment from Pseudomonas sessilinigenes encodes:
- a CDS encoding MotA/TolQ/ExbB proton channel family protein, translated as MDMNLLHDITFYTMYGAAAIAAFIAVERGIYFSFSLRQAKKLETVLNPKMHSVDDLPAQLRERNSLPLEMVAELFAHKQGLASHKDLEDLSESIYIATRSKLMHGLWLLETVVTAAPLLGLLGTILGIIDTFKALAETGVSDPGEVSKGIGTALYATALGIAIALGSMIFHNHFQDRVERITDHLKILLLRAGMGTALKAPPAPQVVHGSLQPA; from the coding sequence ATGGACATGAATCTGCTGCACGACATCACCTTCTACACCATGTACGGCGCCGCCGCGATCGCCGCCTTCATCGCGGTGGAGCGGGGTATCTACTTCAGCTTCAGCCTGCGCCAGGCGAAGAAACTGGAGACCGTGCTCAACCCGAAGATGCACAGCGTCGACGACCTGCCGGCGCAGCTGCGCGAGCGCAACAGCCTGCCGCTGGAGATGGTCGCCGAACTGTTCGCCCACAAGCAGGGGCTGGCCAGCCACAAGGACCTGGAAGACCTCAGCGAGTCGATCTACATCGCCACCCGCAGCAAGCTGATGCATGGCCTGTGGTTGCTGGAGACGGTGGTCACTGCGGCGCCGTTGCTGGGCCTGCTGGGGACCATCCTGGGGATCATCGACACCTTCAAGGCCCTGGCCGAGACCGGTGTCTCCGACCCGGGTGAAGTCTCCAAGGGCATCGGCACCGCGCTGTACGCCACGGCCCTGGGTATCGCCATTGCCCTGGGCAGCATGATCTTCCACAACCACTTCCAGGATCGGGTCGAGCGCATTACCGACCACCTGAAGATCCTGCTGCTGCGCGCCGGCATGGGCACTGCCCTGAAGGCGCCGCCAGCTCCACAAGTGGTCCACGGCAGCCTGCAACCTGCCTGA